In the Sarcophilus harrisii chromosome 3, mSarHar1.11, whole genome shotgun sequence genome, one interval contains:
- the LYG2 gene encoding lysozyme g-like protein 2 isoform X2, whose protein sequence is MLVSVAFLGLAVLMVTSESTYPYPHPVNPYSQPRLYHGCYGDIMSMDTPGASCAIDRLIHCGIRGSEMFAEMDLVLMKKYQNIIKNVGQKQCVDPALIAGIISRETHAGSVLQDGWDHQGLKFGLMQLDKHTYHPTGAWDSEEHLIQAVKILTDKIKAIQRKFPTWTMTQHLKGSMM, encoded by the exons ATGTTAGTTTCTGTCGCTTTTTTGGGCCTTGCTGTTCTCATGG ttactTCTGAGAGCACTTACCCATATCCTCACCCAGTGAACCCTTACTCCCAGCCTCGGCTGTATCATGGTTGCTATGGTGATATCATGAGCATGGACACCCCAGGAGCCTCCTGTGCTATAGACAGATTGATCCACTGTG GGATCCGTGGCTCAGAAATGTTTGCTGAGATGGATTTGGTGCttatgaagaaatatcaaaatataataaaaaatgttggaCAGAAACAATGTGTGGATCCTGCTTTGATTGCTGGAATTATCTCCAGGGAAACCCATGCTGGATCTGTGCTCCAAGATGGATGGGACCATCAGGGACTTAAATTTGGTCTAATGCAG cttGATAAACATACTTATCATCCCACTGGAGCCTGGGACAGTGAAGAACACCTTATACAGGCTGTAAAGATCCTAACTGACAAAATTAAGGCAATCCAGAGAAAATTCCCAACCTGGACCATGACTCAACACCTGAAAG GTAGTATGATGTAG
- the LYG2 gene encoding lysozyme g-like protein 2 isoform X1: MLVSVAFLGLAVLMVTSESTYPYPHPVNPYSQPRLYHGCYGDIMSMDTPGASCAIDRLIHCGIRGSEMFAEMDLVLMKKYQNIIKNVGQKQCVDPALIAGIISRETHAGSVLQDGWDHQGLKFGLMQLDKHTYHPTGAWDSEEHLIQAVKILTDKIKAIQRKFPTWTMTQHLKGGLSAYKSGIDAIVTPNDVENDYTNDILARCKFFKRHGF, translated from the exons ATGTTAGTTTCTGTCGCTTTTTTGGGCCTTGCTGTTCTCATGG ttactTCTGAGAGCACTTACCCATATCCTCACCCAGTGAACCCTTACTCCCAGCCTCGGCTGTATCATGGTTGCTATGGTGATATCATGAGCATGGACACCCCAGGAGCCTCCTGTGCTATAGACAGATTGATCCACTGTG GGATCCGTGGCTCAGAAATGTTTGCTGAGATGGATTTGGTGCttatgaagaaatatcaaaatataataaaaaatgttggaCAGAAACAATGTGTGGATCCTGCTTTGATTGCTGGAATTATCTCCAGGGAAACCCATGCTGGATCTGTGCTCCAAGATGGATGGGACCATCAGGGACTTAAATTTGGTCTAATGCAG cttGATAAACATACTTATCATCCCACTGGAGCCTGGGACAGTGAAGAACACCTTATACAGGCTGTAAAGATCCTAACTGACAAAATTAAGGCAATCCAGAGAAAATTCCCAACCTGGACCATGACTCAACACCTGAAAG GTGGTCTCTCTGCCTACAAATCAGGGATTGATGCCATTGTAACCCCTAATGATGTAGAAAATGACTACACCAACGATATTCTTGCCCGATGTAAATTTTTTAAGAGGCATGGCTTCTAA